The region GGGCGAACGCGCCGGCGATCAGCGTGACTTCGGCGTCGTGGGCCGGCTCGTCAGGGTGGGCGGTCGGATCGTCCGCGACCGGCTCGCCGCCGTCGTCCGCGACCGTCGCCGGTTCGTCCTCGTCGCCAGTCGACGGCAGGTTCGGCGAGTCGGTCGCGAGGCGGACGTGGACGCGTTCGTTGCGATCCGATTCCTTCGAGAAGGCGGGCCGGTTCGCGCCGGAGACGTGTTCGACGTCGGTAACGCGTCCGTCGAAGGGCGCGCGGACGACGTGGACGTGCCAGACGTTCATGAAGACACCCAGGCGGACCCGATCGCCCTCCTCGCGGAGCACGGAGACAGTGCCGTCGGCCGGCGAGACGACGCCGGTCGGCGGCGGGGTGCGTTCGGGATCGCGGAAGAACGCGAGGGTTCCGACGCCGACCGCCAGGGCGACCAGGCCGACGGTGGCGCTGTAAAGGAGGGCAAACGGGGCTGCGAGCAGAGGGAGGATCGCGTACTTCCAGGCCCCCGGCGCGACGTTCATGGGCTAGGTGACGGGATCGGATCGTATGGCCGTTACGGATCGAGACCCGAACTGTAGCAGCCACCCAACCGTCCTGTAGCGGCTCCGTAGGTGAGACGACCGAGACGTACAACGTGGCACGGCGAAACCGAAGCCGCGTTCGGGGACCCTGTAGCCGGGTATTCGGCTACTACACAATGCCGCCGGTCCTACCGGACGATTCTTCAGTTACGGCCACTGTTCTCGTCCGATCAGCCGTTTCGGACCGCGTTTTTCGGACACTAGTGGGACTCCTGTCGTGTCGTCAACCGAGAATAACAATGTGGCTCTTCGTGCCGCAAGCGGTCACAGCAATGAAACGACGAACGTACCTCGGCGCGGCCGCTGCGGCCGTTCTGGCGGGTTGTTCGAGCAGCGAAGAGGCGAACGAGGCTACTCCGGGCGACGAGTCCGAATCGGACGACGGGGGATCGGACGGAGACAACGCGGAACCCGAGACGTTCGACGACTTCGAGGAACTGGATCAGTGGACCGCAGAGATCGGCACGCTCACCGCGGACGAGGAGCGCTCGGCCACCGGCACCCAGTCCGCCCGCCTCGAGGCGGGAGATGGCGACGACCAGATTCGGCTCGTCCAGGAGCTGTCGGAACCTCGTGACTTCTCGGGCGTGCGGCCGAGCCTGGCGATCTCGACGGAGGAGGAGGCCGACGTCGTCATCCAGCTGATCGACGAGGACGGCGACCGGATCGACTTCCGCCAGCGGATGCACGCCGGAACGCCGCTCGCGCAGTGTAACTTCGGGATTAGCAGTCTCGAGGGCGAGCCGGACCTGAGCGCGGTGGCGGAGATCCAGCTCATCCGCTGGACGGGCGAGGACGACAAGGGATCGGTCTGGATCGACGACCTCCGGTTCGCCGACGCTCCGGAGCCCGGCCAGGTCATGCTCCAGTTCGACGGCGGCTACGAGTCCGACTACACGCACGCGCTGCCTGTCCTCGAGGAGTACGACTACCCCGCGGTGTCGTTCCTCACGACAGAGCGGATCCGCGAGGACGAGTCCGCTCAGGGTGACCACCTCATCCGCGACCAGGTAGGCGAACTGGCCGACGCCGGCTGGACGATCGGGAGCTACTCGGCGCGGGGTCTGAACCTGGTCGATCCGTCCGATGACCGCGACCCCGAAGCCGAGATCAGCGACGCCGTCGACTGGCTCGAAGACGAGGGCTTCGAAGACGGCGCGCAATACTTCTCCTATCCGCTCGACCGATACGACGGCGACGTCCTCGACCTCGTCGCCGACCACCACGAGGTCGCCTTCGCCGGCCGCTACCCGTCCCACGGGGAGCCCGCGAATCCGCACCTCTGTCCGCGCGTCTCCAGTCCCAGCGCCAGCCAGGCGCGGACGGCCCTCGATCTGACCGCCGAACTCGGCGGCATCACGGCGATTTCCTTCGGCGAACTCGACAACGGAAGCCGGTCGGTCCTCGAGGAGACGGTCGCGCACCTCGACGAACTCGAGTCCGCCGGCGATCTCGAGGTGATCCTCCCCGAGGACATCCACGCGTAACGCCGTCGCCTCCGATCGAGCCCGCTCCCGTCGCGATTACCGGCCGCCGACCGGGATCGTGAACGTGAACGTCGACCCCTCGCCTGGCTCGGAGTCGACCCAGATGCGGCCGCCGTGGCGCTCGACGATGCGACGACAGAGCGCCAGGCCGATGCCGGTGCCGTCGTACTCCTCGCGGCTGTGGAGCCGCTGGAACACCCGGAAGACGCGGTCCTGCTCGTCGGGATCGATTCCGATTCCCTCGTCGGCGACCGATAGTTCCCAGGTCCGGCCGCTGCGATCGACCCCGACGTGGATCCGCGGGGGGTCGTCGCCGCTGTACTCGATGGCGTTCGACAGCAGGTTCTGGAACAGTTGGCGAAGCTGTCGCGGGTCGCCCTGGACCGCGGGTAACGACTCGGTCGTGATCTCGGCGGCTTCCTGCTCGATCATCACCTGAAGGTCGGTCAGGACGTCGTCGAGCACGTCGTCGAGATCGACGGGCTCGAACGGATCGCCCTGCGAGTCGATTCGGGAGTACTCTAAGAGCCCGTCGATCATCCCGCGCATGCGGTCGGCGCCGTCGACGGCGTACTCGATGAACTCCCGGCCGTCAGCGTCGAGGTCGTCGGCATACCGGTTCTCGATCAGCTGCAGGTAGCTCGAGACCATTCGGAGGGGTTCCTGCAGGTCGTGGGAGGCGGCGTAGGCGAACTGCTCTAACCGCTCGTTCGAGGCTTCGAGGTCCGCCACGGTTTCGTTAAGGCGACGCTCGTACCCCTGGCGTTCGATGGCGGTCGCGAGAATCGTCGCGACGCTCTCGAGGAAGTCGACGTCGTGGTCGGCGAACTCCCGCCGGTCGGTGTCGTAGACGCCGAGGACGCCCCACGGATCGGCCGACGAGCCGACGGAGACGCTGACGCCGCTGCGGACGTCGCGATCGGTCAGCAACGACGGGCCGTCGAACCGGTCGTCTGTTTCGAGGTCCTCGACGACGACCGGGCCGTCGTTCGTCAGCGTGGCGGCGGCCAGCGAGTCCGGCGCCGTCGCGGACGTCGTGGCGTCGTCGAACGAGGCGCCGGGGTCGTTATCGGCGCGGACCCGAAGCCGGTCGGCATCGGCGTCCGGGCCTGTCACCTCGCGCTCGAGGACAATCGCGTATTCCGCGTCGAGCGCGGCCGCGACCAGTTCGGTTGCTTTCGGAAGGAGATCGTCGATGTCGGCGTTCTCGAGGGCGTACCGACCGAGATACGAGACCGACTCGAGCTGAACGACCTTCTCGGTTAGGGTGTGTTCGGCCCGTTTACGCGGCGAGATGTCCCGAAAGAGGCCGACGAAGTAGCGGTCGCCGTCGTAAGTGAAGTCGTTGAGCGAGACGCCCAGCGGGACCTCGTGTCCGTCCTTGTGTTGGCCGGGGAGCTCGACGTAGGTCCAGTTGATGTGTCGCTCGCCGGTCTCGAGGTACCGCTGGAGCGCGGAGAGGTGTGTTTGGCGCAGCCGCTGCGGGATGATCTCGACCTGGCTCGATCCGACGAGTTCGTCGGGGTCGTAGCCGAGGATGCGCCCGACGGCAGGGTTAGCGTACTGGATATCGCTGTCAGTGTCCAAAACGATGATGCCGTCGGGGAGCGCGTCGGCGAGCGCCTCGAAGGTTCGCCCGTACGTGAGCTCGGAACGGGCGTCCGACACCGACCCGCCGTCGCCCGATCGGGGTCGGACGATCCCGGTGATCGACGGCTGCTGGTCGACCTCAGCCGCTGTTCCGGCCGCACTCGGCCCCCGTTCGAGGTGGACGGTACAGGGAAGCGTCTCCGTTTTCGTCCGAAGCGAGATCGTCGCCGAGATCGGCGATCCGTCGTCGAGGGCCGCGACCAGCGACTCGAAACCCTTCCCCTCCCCCTCGTCGGCGACGAGTGCGTCGAACGACCGGTCGCGGAGTTCGGCGCGCGTGTAGCCGGTCAGCCGAGCAAACGCGTCGTTGGCGGCGATGATCGTTCCGGCCGGCGTCGCTCGGAAGCAGGCGATCCCTGCCGCTTCGAGCAGTCCCGCCATCCGGAAATCGGTCGACTCCACGTCAACACCGGTCTCCTCGGGGGCGGACTCGTGTGGCGGGCCGGATCCCATCGTCGTGGCTTCGACCGTAGCGTAGATAAGGTCTGTGAAACCCGGGACCACTTCCCGCATTCGATCACTCCCGACTGAGGCAGACGGGAGCCCTAGTCCCAGAACGACTGCGTCCGGGCGTACTCGCGCTCCTTCGAGAGAATGTCTCGATAGAACTCGTCCTCGTCCTCGCGGAGCTTGTTGATGATCCGGGCGGCGTTGTGCGGGCCGACGCCGCGGGCGGCCATCGCGATCACGGCCTGCTTGCCGTGACTCTGGACCAGGCTCGCGGCGCGGAACGCGCGCTCGGTCATCTGCTCTTGCTCCTCGTCTTTCTCCGCGGCGCGGACGGCCTGGACGACCTCGTCGGCCCACGGGTTCAGCGACGCGATCCGGGTCGAGCCGCAGTCGGGGCACTCGGGTTGGTCGGGAACGCGTTTGACCTTCGTCTTCGCCTTCCACTCCTTGCAGTGGGTACACAGCAGGATGACACGGTCGTTCTGGAGCCGCTCGCGGACCGTCTTGATGACGCTCGCGTCGGCGTTTTCCGGCGCGAGCAGTTCCTTGCCGCTCGAGGAGCGACCGCCCTGGCCGACCGGCGTGCGACCGCGGTGGGTCACAAGTTCGAGGTCGTCGGACTGGATTCGCTCGAGGACCGCGCTCGCCCGCTCGATATTCAGGTCCTCGTGGAACACCTCTCGGATCGCCTCCTCGTACATCGGCGTCTCCTCCAGGGCCGACAGCAGGCGATCGTTCGAGATGCGGCCCGACCCCTGGCCCTGCCAGCGCTTGAGCGCGCCGAACTTCGCCGAGACCTGGGCGAGCCGGAACGCGAGGGCGTCCGAGCGCTTGAGCCCGAGTTCGACGATGGCCTCGACGTGGTCCGGGTCGGTGTCCTCGAGCACCTCGATCACGTCGCTGGTCGCGATCGAGTTCGGCACCTCGAGTTCGATCCGGTAGGGATCGGTCTCGAGGCCGACGGAGGAACCGGCCCGCTGGCCCAGCAGGGCCGAGAGCACCCGCCCGAGCGTCTCGTTGGCCGTGTGGCCGAAGCAGGCGTTGAGCACGATCGTCCGCCCCCGGCGCTCTAAGACGAGCCGATCCGCCGTCGGCATCGGCGTCTCGGCGTCGACCTGGCGCTCGAGCTGCGTACAGGCCTCCGTGAGCGTGTACTCGTCGGCCGGATATCGGTGTGCGAGTTCGCGGCCGATCGCCGCGGCGTCCGCACCCGTCTCGAGCTGCGGCTCTGCGACGGCGCGGATCTCGCCGACCTCGCCCGCCACCGCGGCGGGGACCGGGATCTCCTGGCCGATCCACGACGGGACTTCCCCCGCGGGGTCCTCGATCGGACTGACCTTGACCCGCCCCTCCTCGTCGTCGATCTCGGCGATCCGCCACATCTCACCGCGCTGGACGAACACCTCGCCAGGCTGGGCGAAGTTGACGACGAACCGCTCGTCTAAGGTGCCGATCTGGGTCCCCGAGGCGATGTCGTGGACCTCGTAGGTCTCCTCGTCGGGGATCATCGAGAGGTTCGCGTAGACGTACTGCCAGGTGCCGCCGGTCGTCTCGATGCGGTCCTCGCCCTCGTCGAACCACAGGATCCGGTTGCGGTGGAGTTCCGAGAGGATTTCGCGGATCGTCGCCTCGGGCACGTTCCGGAACGGGTACGCCCGCGTGACCGTCTCGACGGCCTCGTCGACGTAGGTATCCCCGCGGCTCTGGACGATCGCCGGCAGCTGGTTCGCGACCACGTCCAGGCTGCCCTCGTGGATCGCCGCCGGCTCGACCTCGCCGTCGCGGGCCCGCCTGGCGATCGACAGCGCCTCGAACGTGTCGTCGGGCCTGGTCGTCACGATCGTCCCCTCCGAGACCGCGTCCTGGCGGTGGCCCGCGCGGCCGATCCGCTGGAGCAGCCGGGTGACCTGGCGGGGGCTCTTGTACTGGATTACGTGGTCGACCTGGCCGACGTCGATGCCCAGTTCCATCGAGGAGGTACACAGCAGGCCGTCGAGTTCGCCGGCCTTGAACCGGTCCTCGACGTCGATCCGGGCCTCCTT is a window of Natrinema salifodinae DNA encoding:
- a CDS encoding PAS domain-containing sensor histidine kinase → MGSGPPHESAPEETGVDVESTDFRMAGLLEAAGIACFRATPAGTIIAANDAFARLTGYTRAELRDRSFDALVADEGEGKGFESLVAALDDGSPISATISLRTKTETLPCTVHLERGPSAAGTAAEVDQQPSITGIVRPRSGDGGSVSDARSELTYGRTFEALADALPDGIIVLDTDSDIQYANPAVGRILGYDPDELVGSSQVEIIPQRLRQTHLSALQRYLETGERHINWTYVELPGQHKDGHEVPLGVSLNDFTYDGDRYFVGLFRDISPRKRAEHTLTEKVVQLESVSYLGRYALENADIDDLLPKATELVAAALDAEYAIVLEREVTGPDADADRLRVRADNDPGASFDDATTSATAPDSLAAATLTNDGPVVVEDLETDDRFDGPSLLTDRDVRSGVSVSVGSSADPWGVLGVYDTDRREFADHDVDFLESVATILATAIERQGYERRLNETVADLEASNERLEQFAYAASHDLQEPLRMVSSYLQLIENRYADDLDADGREFIEYAVDGADRMRGMIDGLLEYSRIDSQGDPFEPVDLDDVLDDVLTDLQVMIEQEAAEITTESLPAVQGDPRQLRQLFQNLLSNAIEYSGDDPPRIHVGVDRSGRTWELSVADEGIGIDPDEQDRVFRVFQRLHSREEYDGTGIGLALCRRIVERHGGRIWVDSEPGEGSTFTFTIPVGGR
- a CDS encoding protein sorting system archaetidylserine decarboxylase, with the protein product MNVAPGAWKYAILPLLAAPFALLYSATVGLVALAVGVGTLAFFRDPERTPPPTGVVSPADGTVSVLREEGDRVRLGVFMNVWHVHVVRAPFDGRVTDVEHVSGANRPAFSKESDRNERVHVRLATDSPNLPSTGDEDEPATVADDGGEPVADDPTAHPDEPAHDAEVTLIAGAFARRIHPYAERGDDLERGERIGHIAFGSRVDLLFPPAVDIEDVAVDVGDSMTAGESVVLDSPGDALDDDFGLDADGPTN
- a CDS encoding polysaccharide deacetylase family protein, which gives rise to MKRRTYLGAAAAAVLAGCSSSEEANEATPGDESESDDGGSDGDNAEPETFDDFEELDQWTAEIGTLTADEERSATGTQSARLEAGDGDDQIRLVQELSEPRDFSGVRPSLAISTEEEADVVIQLIDEDGDRIDFRQRMHAGTPLAQCNFGISSLEGEPDLSAVAEIQLIRWTGEDDKGSVWIDDLRFADAPEPGQVMLQFDGGYESDYTHALPVLEEYDYPAVSFLTTERIREDESAQGDHLIRDQVGELADAGWTIGSYSARGLNLVDPSDDRDPEAEISDAVDWLEDEGFEDGAQYFSYPLDRYDGDVLDLVADHHEVAFAGRYPSHGEPANPHLCPRVSSPSASQARTALDLTAELGGITAISFGELDNGSRSVLEETVAHLDELESAGDLEVILPEDIHA
- a CDS encoding DEAD/DEAH box helicase; the protein is MIDGDVAAFTHLGSTVRGALSERGFSTPTAPQRLAIPPLSSGENTLVIAPTGSGKTETAMLPVFDHLVADGGPPEGFGALYITPLRALNRDMRERLEWWGDYLDLEVDVRHGDTTQYQRGKQAEDPPDVLITTPETVQAMLTGERLREALQDVSHVVIDEVHELAASKRGAQLAIGLERLRDLAGPFQRIGLSATVGDPEEVGQFLTGGRPCEIREIDVGSNVDVTVREPAVTGEDERLAGELMTEPDTASHVRLIRDLVADHESTLIFVNTRQTAEALGSRFKELDLPIGVHHGSLSKEARIDVEDRFKAGELDGLLCTSSMELGIDVGQVDHVIQYKSPRQVTRLLQRIGRAGHRQDAVSEGTIVTTRPDDTFEALSIARRARDGEVEPAAIHEGSLDVVANQLPAIVQSRGDTYVDEAVETVTRAYPFRNVPEATIREILSELHRNRILWFDEGEDRIETTGGTWQYVYANLSMIPDEETYEVHDIASGTQIGTLDERFVVNFAQPGEVFVQRGEMWRIAEIDDEEGRVKVSPIEDPAGEVPSWIGQEIPVPAAVAGEVGEIRAVAEPQLETGADAAAIGRELAHRYPADEYTLTEACTQLERQVDAETPMPTADRLVLERRGRTIVLNACFGHTANETLGRVLSALLGQRAGSSVGLETDPYRIELEVPNSIATSDVIEVLEDTDPDHVEAIVELGLKRSDALAFRLAQVSAKFGALKRWQGQGSGRISNDRLLSALEETPMYEEAIREVFHEDLNIERASAVLERIQSDDLELVTHRGRTPVGQGGRSSSGKELLAPENADASVIKTVRERLQNDRVILLCTHCKEWKAKTKVKRVPDQPECPDCGSTRIASLNPWADEVVQAVRAAEKDEEQEQMTERAFRAASLVQSHGKQAVIAMAARGVGPHNAARIINKLREDEDEFYRDILSKEREYARTQSFWD